One Cotesia glomerata isolate CgM1 linkage group LG8, MPM_Cglom_v2.3, whole genome shotgun sequence genomic window carries:
- the LOC123270077 gene encoding serine/arginine repetitive matrix protein 1-like, which translates to MELRRSCSKKRLRIIKRLSLASPIATAEKKDKKKPDKNTAKKTKRRPINDNQENITSLRKHLSDQNILKRYQSRKDKITTFNHMAIQDPKKCLKPVQTQIYAGQKPLLLYKSKCAGGAFDDKNKYTSDHSGATDDDSIPSESQSPSPSRRSLQENLERSSSVSRISEPGQNNEFHHQFSFETRKRQRYLSHRRLPREEHSPRRSPKRRRSTSREPLFEGEPSPRRSSERRRSESRELLSEGEPSLQRSPKRRRSTSREPLLEGEPSPRRSLERRRSTSREPLLEGEPSPRRSSERRRSTSRKPLFEGEPSPRRSLERRRPPPRELLSEGKPSPRRSLER; encoded by the exons ATGGAATTACGACGATCATGTAGTAAGAAGCGATTAAGAATTATCAAACGATTGAGTTTGGCATCACCGATTGCAACTGCTGAaaagaaagataaaaaaaaacctgacAAGAACACagcaaaaaaaacaaaacgtCGTCCAATAAAT gataatcaagaaaatatcacAAGTTTAAGAAAGCATCTCAGtgatcaaaatattttaaagcgGTATCAATCGCGCAAAGATAAGATAACTACTTTTAACCATATGGCTATTCAA gATCCTAAAAAGTGTTTAAAACCAGTTCAAACTCAAATATATGCAGGACAGAAACCTCTTCTATTGTATAAATCAAAATGTGCTGGAGGAGCTTTTGATGATAAGAACAAAT ACACTTCAGATCACTCAGGTGCAACTGACGATGACTCAATTCCTAGCGAGAGTCAATCACCATCACCATCTCGGAGGTCATTACAAGAAAATCTGGAAAGATCATCATCAGTTTCAAGAATTAGTGAACCTGGACAAAATAACGAATTTCATCACCAATTTTCATTTGAAACCCGAAAACGTCAAAGATATTTGTCTCATAGACGTTTACCCAGAGAGGAACATTCGCCTCGAAGATCTCCAAAACGTCGAAGATCTACGTCTCGGGAGCCTTTATTTGAAGGAGAACCTTCTCCTCGGAGATCTTCGGAACGTCGAAGATCTGAGTCTCGTGAGCTTTTATCTGAAGGAGAACCTTCTCTTCAGAGATCTCCGAAACGTCGAAGATCTACGTCTCGTGAGCCTTTATTAGAAGGAGAACCTTCTCCTCGAAGATCTTTGGAACGTCGAAGATCTACGTCTCGTGAGCCTTTATTAGAAGGAGAACCTTCTCCTCGGAGATCTTCGGAACGTCGAAGATCTACGTCTCGTAAGCCTTTATTTGAAGGAGAACCTTCTCCTCGGAGATCTTTGGAACGTCGAAGACCTCCGCCTCGGGAGCTTTTATCTGAAGGGAAACCTTCTCCTCGAAGATCTTTGGAACGTTGA